In Vibrio sp. STUT-A11, a genomic segment contains:
- a CDS encoding phosphoglucomutase/phosphomannomutase family protein: MIKFGTGGWRAFIGEEFTKENVRLVAQAVANITNAESVAERGFVIGYDRRFLSDKAGRWFAEVLAANGIVVSFIDKFVPTPIVMFKAKEMNCAYSACITASHNPADYNGIKIFIEGGRDADEIITQKIEDQIATLTASDVKSVDFEQAIDDHLIEVINPMNEFVDSIINFIDIEAIKKANLRVLVDPMFGVAKNALQTVLINGRCDVDVINDGKNPDFGGLMPSPSAATLYRLMHLVEEQGYDIGIGTDGDADRLGIIDEKGNFIHPNEVLILLYYYLLEYKGWKGSVVRNIATTHLLDKIAQDHGEKCFEVPVGFKHISSQMEADDSLIGGESSGGLTIRGHIKGKDGVFASSLLVEMISVTGKKLSELLDEIYSKYGYAYMAEGDCKFKSGQKEALFNKIYVDKQLPEFEFEIEKVSYEDGAKVYFKNGGWIIARFSGTEPLLRIFAEMEDKDTAKRVLQQFKGFLSL; encoded by the coding sequence ATGATCAAATTTGGTACAGGTGGCTGGCGCGCATTCATTGGTGAAGAATTCACTAAAGAGAATGTACGCTTGGTTGCTCAAGCAGTCGCAAACATCACCAACGCAGAATCTGTCGCGGAACGCGGCTTTGTGATTGGCTATGATCGCCGCTTTCTTTCTGACAAAGCAGGCCGCTGGTTTGCTGAGGTACTGGCAGCAAATGGCATTGTCGTCAGCTTCATTGATAAGTTTGTCCCAACGCCGATCGTTATGTTCAAAGCCAAGGAGATGAACTGCGCTTACTCAGCATGCATCACTGCTTCACATAACCCCGCTGACTACAACGGGATAAAAATCTTTATCGAAGGCGGTCGGGACGCGGATGAAATCATCACCCAAAAGATTGAAGATCAAATCGCCACGCTCACAGCAAGCGATGTGAAAAGCGTCGACTTTGAACAGGCTATCGATGATCACTTAATTGAAGTCATTAACCCGATGAACGAATTCGTGGATTCAATCATCAACTTTATCGATATAGAAGCGATCAAAAAAGCTAACCTCCGTGTGCTTGTCGATCCTATGTTTGGTGTGGCAAAAAATGCGCTACAGACTGTGTTGATCAATGGTCGTTGTGACGTGGATGTCATCAACGATGGTAAAAATCCAGATTTTGGTGGCTTAATGCCATCACCAAGTGCAGCAACGCTTTACCGTTTGATGCACTTAGTCGAAGAACAAGGTTACGACATTGGTATCGGCACTGATGGTGATGCTGACCGTTTGGGCATTATCGATGAAAAAGGGAATTTCATTCATCCCAACGAAGTGCTGATCTTATTGTATTACTACTTACTGGAATACAAAGGCTGGAAAGGCTCAGTAGTACGTAACATCGCAACCACTCACCTGCTCGATAAAATCGCACAAGATCACGGTGAAAAATGCTTTGAGGTACCAGTAGGCTTCAAGCACATCAGCTCTCAAATGGAAGCGGATGACTCGTTGATCGGCGGGGAAAGTTCAGGGGGTTTAACCATTCGTGGCCATATAAAAGGCAAAGATGGGGTGTTTGCTTCCAGCTTATTGGTAGAAATGATTTCTGTTACTGGTAAGAAGCTATCCGAGCTATTAGATGAAATCTACAGTAAGTATGGCTATGCCTATATGGCTGAAGGTGATTGCAAGTTCAAATCTGGGCAAAAAGAAGCGCTATTCAACAAGATTTATGTTGATAAACAACTGCCTGAGTTTGAATTTGAAATCGAAAAAGTCAGCTACGAAGACGGCGCAAAAGTCTACTTTAAGAACGGTGGATGGATTATTGCTCGCTTCTCTGGCACTGAGCCGCTATTGCGTATATTTGCCGAGATGGAAGACAAAGATACTGCGAAACGTGTTCTTCAACAGTTTAAAGGCTTCTTGTCTCTTTAA
- a CDS encoding N,N'-diacetylchitobiose phosphorylase has protein sequence MKYGYFDNDNREYVITRPDVPAPWTNYLGTEKFCTVISHNAGGYSFYNSPEYNRVTKFRPNATFDRPGHYVYLRDDETGDYWSISWQPVAKSLDVANYEVRHGLSYSKFKCEYSGITATKTLFVPKGEDAEIWDVVIKNTSDKPRTISAFSFVEFSFSHIQSDNQNHQMSLYSAGTEYKQGVIEYDLYYNTNDFEGFYYLASTFDPDSYDGQRDSFLGLYRDEANPLAVEQGKCSNTAQTCYNHCGSLHKQFTIQPGEEVRFAYILGIGKGNGERLRTKYQDLAEVDNAFAGIKAHWDERCGKFQVTSPNEGLDTMINAWTLYQAETCVVWSRFASFIEVGGRTGLGYRDTAQDAISVPHANPQMTRKRIVDLLRGQVKAGYGLHLFDPDWFDPEKADVKPSKSPTVVPTPSDEDKIHGIEDTCSDDHLWLVPTICKYVMETGEHSFFDEVIPYADGGDATVYEHMKAALDFSAEYVGQTGICKGLRADWNDCLNLGGGESSMVSFLHFWALQEFIDLAKFLGKEADIEKYTEIAANVREACETHLWDEEGGWYIRGLTKNGDKIGTAQQKEGRVHLESNTLAVLSGAVSQERGEKAMDAVDENLFSEYGLHLNSPSFATPNDDIGFVTRVYQGVKENGAIFSHPNPWAWVAEAKLGRGDRAMKFYDALNPYNQNDIIEKRVAEPYSYVQFIMGRDHQDHGRANHPWLTGTSGWAYFAVTNFILGVRAGFDGLTIDPCIPTNWPGFAVTRQWLGATYNIKVVNPDAVSKGVKSITLNGEAVNGTSVPVQPEGSVNEVIVTLG, from the coding sequence ATGAAATACGGCTATTTCGATAACGATAATCGTGAATATGTCATTACCCGTCCAGATGTACCTGCTCCTTGGACCAACTATTTAGGTACTGAAAAGTTCTGCACGGTCATTTCACACAATGCGGGTGGCTACTCATTCTACAACTCACCAGAATACAACCGCGTGACCAAATTCCGTCCAAATGCGACGTTTGATCGCCCGGGACACTACGTTTATCTGAGAGATGATGAAACGGGTGACTACTGGTCAATCTCTTGGCAGCCAGTCGCGAAAAGCCTCGATGTAGCGAACTATGAAGTTCGCCACGGCTTGTCGTACTCAAAATTCAAGTGCGAATACAGCGGCATTACCGCAACGAAAACACTATTCGTACCAAAAGGTGAAGATGCGGAAATTTGGGATGTCGTCATTAAGAACACCTCTGACAAACCACGCACCATCAGCGCTTTCTCATTTGTTGAGTTCTCATTTAGCCACATTCAGTCGGATAACCAAAACCACCAAATGTCTCTGTATTCTGCGGGAACTGAATACAAGCAAGGCGTTATTGAATACGACCTGTACTACAACACTAACGATTTTGAAGGCTTCTATTACTTAGCTTCTACGTTTGATCCTGACTCCTACGACGGCCAGCGTGACAGTTTCCTGGGGCTATACCGTGATGAAGCAAACCCACTTGCAGTAGAACAAGGCAAGTGCTCTAACACTGCACAAACCTGTTACAACCACTGCGGTTCTCTGCACAAGCAATTCACCATCCAACCAGGCGAAGAAGTTCGCTTCGCTTACATCCTAGGTATCGGTAAAGGCAATGGTGAGCGTCTACGTACTAAATACCAAGACCTAGCAGAAGTAGATAACGCATTTGCTGGCATCAAAGCACACTGGGATGAGCGTTGTGGCAAATTCCAAGTGACATCGCCAAACGAAGGTCTGGATACCATGATCAACGCTTGGACGCTATACCAAGCAGAGACGTGTGTGGTTTGGTCTCGTTTTGCTTCTTTCATCGAAGTTGGCGGTCGTACGGGCCTTGGCTACCGTGATACGGCACAAGATGCGATTTCGGTGCCTCATGCAAACCCACAAATGACACGCAAACGCATTGTCGATCTGCTACGTGGCCAAGTTAAAGCAGGTTACGGTCTACACCTGTTTGATCCTGACTGGTTCGATCCAGAGAAAGCAGATGTGAAACCATCTAAGTCACCAACAGTGGTTCCGACTCCGTCTGACGAAGACAAGATCCACGGCATTGAGGACACCTGTTCTGATGATCATCTATGGTTAGTGCCAACCATCTGTAAATACGTGATGGAAACAGGCGAGCACAGCTTCTTTGATGAAGTAATCCCTTACGCAGATGGCGGCGATGCAACGGTTTATGAGCACATGAAAGCAGCGTTAGACTTCTCTGCTGAATATGTGGGCCAGACAGGGATCTGTAAAGGACTACGCGCAGACTGGAACGACTGTCTCAACCTAGGTGGTGGCGAATCATCAATGGTGTCTTTCCTACATTTCTGGGCGCTACAAGAATTCATCGACCTGGCCAAATTCCTAGGTAAAGAGGCTGACATTGAGAAATATACAGAGATAGCGGCCAACGTTCGTGAAGCATGTGAAACCCACCTTTGGGACGAAGAAGGCGGTTGGTACATCCGTGGTCTCACGAAAAACGGTGACAAGATCGGTACTGCGCAGCAAAAAGAAGGCCGTGTACACCTTGAGTCAAACACTCTAGCCGTTCTATCTGGAGCGGTATCTCAAGAACGTGGCGAAAAGGCAATGGACGCGGTAGATGAGAACCTGTTCTCTGAATACGGCTTGCACCTGAACTCGCCATCATTCGCAACACCAAACGACGATATCGGATTCGTGACACGCGTATACCAAGGCGTGAAAGAAAACGGCGCTATTTTCTCACATCCAAATCCTTGGGCATGGGTAGCAGAAGCGAAACTAGGCCGCGGTGACCGTGCAATGAAGTTCTACGATGCACTCAACCCATACAACCAAAACGACATCATCGAAAAACGTGTTGCAGAACCTTACTCATATGTTCAGTTCATCATGGGACGCGATCATCAGGATCACGGTCGTGCTAACCACCCGTGGCTAACGGGCACCTCAGGCTGGGCTTACTTTGCGGTCACAAACTTCATTCTCGGTGTTCGTGCTGGTTTTGATGGATTAACTATCGACCCATGTATTCCAACTAACTGGCCAGGTTTTGCAGTGACTCGCCAATGGCTGGGCGCGACGTACAACATCAAAGTGGTAAACCCAGATGCTGTAAGTAAAGGCGTAAAGTCGATCACTCTGAACGGTGAAGCGGTAAATGGAACATCAGTACCCGTACAACCTGAAGGCTCGGTAAACGAAGTGATCGTTACCTTAGGTTAA
- a CDS encoding family 20 glycosylhydrolase gives MEYRVDLVVLSELKQNCRFGLTFHNLSDQDLDDWHLTFAFDRYILPYSVSNGVLNQIGSFCTLKPESMVLEANHNFYCEFSIGSNPFRYYSDGLNEALVDFVVNGKVQRAEVDVTPIVLASPYRERSEIPPSLIHAQPLLPKPNQIEVSDNYFSLHNRVGICTYSDLANSAKDWLLDELKRIHQFELTPSNNSQIIFKSNPTLDKGAYKLKVTEESIKIEAGSKSGFTHASATLLQLIKRSVGDHDKAVVCCSIKDRPRFKYRGMMLDCARHFHSVEQVKRLINQLAHYKFNTFHWHLTDDEGWRIEIKSLPELTSIGAWRGLDEAIEPQYTHLSQRYGGFYTQEEIKEVVAYAAQRSITVIPEIDVPGHCRAAIKSLPHLLVEAEDTTEYRSIQHYNDNVINPALPGSYEFIDKVLEEVAALFPAPYIHIGADEVPHGVWSKSPACQALMEQQGYSDYKELQGHYLRHAEDKLRELGKRMLGWEEAQHGNKVSKDTVIYSWLSEDAALNCARQGFDVVLQPAQTTYLDMTQDYAPEEPGVDWANPIPLETAYSYEPLAQVADDDPVRKRIRGIQAALWCEIINNQSRMDYMIFPRLTALAEACWTDKQQRNWTDYLSRLKGHLPLLDLQGVNYRHPWK, from the coding sequence ATGGAATATCGCGTTGACCTCGTTGTCCTATCTGAACTGAAGCAAAATTGTCGATTTGGACTCACTTTTCATAACCTAAGTGACCAAGATCTTGATGATTGGCATCTGACGTTTGCTTTCGATCGTTACATTTTACCTTACAGTGTATCTAACGGTGTACTTAACCAAATTGGTAGCTTCTGTACGCTCAAACCCGAAAGTATGGTTCTGGAGGCTAATCACAATTTCTATTGTGAGTTCAGTATTGGTTCAAATCCATTTCGCTACTATTCAGACGGATTAAATGAAGCTCTGGTTGATTTTGTCGTCAATGGTAAAGTTCAGCGAGCCGAGGTTGACGTAACACCTATCGTTCTGGCTTCTCCGTACCGTGAGCGTAGTGAAATTCCACCGAGCCTGATTCATGCTCAGCCTCTACTACCTAAGCCAAACCAAATTGAAGTTAGCGATAATTACTTCTCTCTTCACAACCGTGTTGGTATCTGTACTTACTCCGATTTAGCCAATTCAGCCAAAGATTGGTTACTCGATGAATTAAAACGTATTCACCAATTTGAGCTTACACCATCTAATAACAGTCAGATTATCTTTAAAAGTAACCCGACCCTAGACAAAGGTGCCTATAAGCTCAAAGTGACTGAAGAATCAATAAAAATTGAGGCAGGTTCAAAGTCTGGGTTCACGCATGCTAGCGCGACCTTGCTACAACTTATCAAACGAAGTGTGGGAGACCATGATAAGGCAGTTGTCTGTTGCTCAATTAAAGACAGACCGCGATTCAAATATCGTGGAATGATGCTCGATTGTGCACGCCACTTTCATTCCGTAGAGCAAGTAAAACGTCTTATCAACCAATTGGCACACTACAAATTCAACACCTTCCATTGGCACCTTACGGATGATGAAGGCTGGCGAATTGAGATTAAATCACTGCCAGAGCTGACCAGCATAGGGGCATGGCGTGGGCTAGATGAGGCGATTGAGCCACAATATACGCATTTGTCTCAGCGTTATGGCGGGTTTTATACCCAAGAAGAAATAAAAGAAGTGGTTGCCTATGCGGCGCAGCGCAGTATTACCGTCATACCAGAAATTGATGTTCCAGGTCACTGCCGCGCTGCCATTAAGTCACTGCCTCACCTACTGGTAGAAGCAGAAGATACCACTGAGTATCGCAGTATTCAGCACTACAACGATAACGTGATCAACCCAGCGCTACCGGGCAGTTACGAATTTATCGACAAAGTGCTGGAAGAAGTCGCCGCTTTATTCCCAGCCCCGTACATCCACATTGGAGCTGATGAAGTCCCCCATGGCGTCTGGTCGAAAAGCCCAGCCTGTCAGGCGTTGATGGAGCAACAAGGCTATAGCGACTACAAAGAACTGCAAGGCCACTACTTGCGTCATGCAGAAGACAAACTTCGCGAGCTTGGTAAACGAATGCTGGGGTGGGAAGAAGCTCAGCATGGTAACAAAGTCAGCAAAGATACCGTTATCTATTCATGGCTAAGTGAAGATGCAGCGCTGAATTGCGCTCGCCAAGGCTTCGATGTTGTGCTGCAACCTGCTCAAACCACTTACCTGGATATGACCCAAGATTACGCACCAGAAGAACCCGGAGTAGATTGGGCAAACCCGATACCTTTGGAAACAGCGTATAGCTACGAACCATTAGCACAAGTGGCAGATGACGATCCGGTTCGAAAACGTATTCGAGGTATTCAGGCCGCACTTTGGTGCGAAATTATCAATAACCAGTCACGCATGGACTACATGATATTCCCTCGCCTGACAGCATTAGCAGAAGCATGCTGGACCGATAAACAACAGCGGAACTGGACAGATTACCTATCACGTTTGAAAGGACACCTTCCACTGCTCGACCTGCAGGGAGTGAATTACCGTCACCCATGGAAGTAA
- a CDS encoding N-acetylglucosamine kinase has translation MAIYFVGIDGGGTSCRARIKDAEGNFLGEAKTGSANIMLGAEVAMASIIEAIALAAKQGGLSEQDFSSMHVGLALAGAEHKASWNAFMSLAHPFASMTLNTDAYGACIGAHNGQDGAIMIAGTGSCGIYLKGLQQHVVGGREFPISDQGSGAVMGLRLIQQVLLAEDDIRDKTPLAQHIMAHFENDVDNVVAWSKQALPRDYGQFSPAIFQYAQQGDTLAIEMLKQTASDIEMFLMALNKRGATRICLMGSIAERILHWLSPPVQKWIVKPQFDAIEGAIMFAGKPEHNLYTLSIE, from the coding sequence ATGGCGATATACTTTGTCGGTATTGATGGTGGCGGTACTTCTTGCCGCGCCCGAATTAAAGATGCGGAGGGCAATTTTCTTGGTGAAGCGAAAACTGGCAGCGCAAACATCATGCTTGGTGCTGAAGTGGCGATGGCTTCGATCATCGAGGCAATTGCGTTGGCAGCGAAACAAGGCGGGTTATCTGAGCAAGATTTTTCGTCTATGCATGTGGGCCTCGCGCTTGCAGGGGCGGAACACAAAGCGTCCTGGAATGCTTTTATGTCTCTCGCCCACCCTTTTGCCAGCATGACACTAAACACCGATGCATACGGTGCCTGCATCGGCGCACATAATGGGCAAGACGGTGCCATCATGATTGCTGGCACCGGATCTTGCGGTATCTACCTTAAAGGGTTGCAACAGCATGTTGTTGGAGGCCGCGAGTTCCCAATCTCAGATCAAGGTAGCGGAGCGGTTATGGGGCTGCGCTTAATTCAGCAGGTTTTACTGGCAGAGGATGATATTCGAGACAAAACTCCGCTCGCCCAGCACATCATGGCGCACTTCGAAAACGACGTAGACAATGTGGTGGCTTGGTCAAAACAAGCACTTCCTCGCGATTACGGACAGTTTTCTCCGGCCATTTTCCAATATGCACAGCAAGGCGATACGCTCGCCATTGAAATGCTAAAACAGACTGCCTCGGATATAGAAATGTTTCTCATGGCACTTAACAAGCGTGGCGCGACCCGAATTTGTTTAATGGGCAGCATTGCTGAACGTATTCTCCACTGGCTATCACCGCCCGTTCAGAAATGGATTGTAAAACCTCAGTTTGATGCGATTGAAGGCGCCATCATGTTCGCTGGCAAGCCTGAACATAACCTTTACACGCTATCGATAGAATAG
- a CDS encoding glycoside hydrolase family 9 protein, protein MLLLTNHIGYERLGPKKAVIQTEQSQLSSDTATLVCAKSDKTVATFAVQKQGKVANWHQGYFYLIDFSSFEIPGHYYLCLDNVCSSHFEVGEQLLLDRTLSDVIHYFKSQRCGGIFDHADRQATLLNSEQTADVHGGWYDASGDVSKYLSHLSYANYLNPQQTPMVVWNMLKGLSLLQASDSIAAFTRTRLIEEALYGADFLVRMQNEKGFFYMTVFDKWSKDTAQREICAFETQLGHKFDDYQAGFRQGGGVAIAALATASRIDVHGEFDQQQYLNTAENGYWHLKEHNKQYLNDGEENIIDEYCALLASVELFKTTKQSRYLDESRLWASRLAGRQMSDEKFKHFWSANQDGSRPYFHAAEPGLPVIALCEYLSIEDDSELAASTKQTVNQACEFELKLTNRVTNPFGYPRQYVKGVEESKRDAFFVAHNNESGYWWQGENARLGSLAAMAYLAQPYIESKEKQQQLVRLGQDALNWIVGLNPYDMCMLDGHGQNNPDYLPQFGFFNAKGGICNGITGGFDDEEDIAFNPPAQKDDTLQNWRWGEQWIPHGAWYLLAIISQAHHLPQEVKE, encoded by the coding sequence ATGCTGCTACTGACTAACCACATTGGTTACGAGCGTCTGGGGCCGAAAAAAGCGGTAATACAGACAGAACAATCACAATTATCTTCTGATACCGCCACACTGGTTTGTGCCAAGAGCGATAAAACTGTTGCTACCTTTGCGGTGCAGAAGCAAGGGAAAGTAGCGAATTGGCATCAGGGGTATTTTTATCTTATCGACTTTTCGTCCTTTGAGATCCCTGGCCACTATTACCTTTGCTTAGATAACGTATGTTCTTCTCACTTCGAAGTTGGTGAACAACTCCTTTTAGATCGCACACTATCCGATGTGATCCATTACTTTAAATCTCAGCGCTGCGGTGGGATTTTCGATCATGCCGATCGTCAGGCTACGCTATTAAATTCCGAACAGACAGCCGATGTTCATGGCGGTTGGTACGATGCGTCTGGAGATGTAAGCAAATATCTAAGTCACCTTTCGTACGCAAACTACCTTAACCCACAACAAACCCCTATGGTGGTTTGGAACATGCTAAAAGGACTTTCTCTGCTCCAGGCTAGCGACAGTATCGCTGCTTTCACCCGCACACGCCTCATTGAAGAAGCGCTGTATGGTGCCGATTTCCTTGTTCGCATGCAAAACGAGAAAGGTTTCTTTTACATGACGGTATTTGATAAATGGAGCAAAGATACCGCCCAACGAGAAATCTGTGCGTTCGAAACGCAACTTGGTCACAAGTTCGATGACTATCAGGCAGGCTTTAGACAAGGTGGTGGAGTCGCGATTGCCGCACTTGCCACTGCATCTCGCATAGATGTTCATGGTGAATTCGATCAACAGCAATACCTAAATACGGCAGAAAATGGCTACTGGCACCTAAAGGAACATAACAAGCAATATCTCAATGATGGCGAAGAGAATATCATCGACGAGTACTGTGCTTTGCTTGCCAGTGTTGAACTGTTTAAAACAACCAAACAAAGCCGTTACTTAGACGAAAGCCGCCTGTGGGCTTCACGCCTGGCTGGACGACAAATGAGTGATGAAAAATTCAAGCATTTTTGGTCAGCTAACCAAGATGGTAGCCGCCCTTACTTCCATGCAGCGGAACCTGGATTGCCAGTGATTGCTCTTTGTGAATACCTCTCTATCGAAGACGACTCCGAGTTGGCTGCGTCCACAAAACAGACGGTCAACCAGGCATGCGAATTTGAATTGAAGCTCACCAATCGTGTCACCAATCCATTTGGCTACCCTCGTCAATATGTCAAAGGTGTTGAAGAGTCGAAACGCGATGCGTTCTTTGTTGCCCACAACAACGAATCTGGCTATTGGTGGCAAGGAGAAAATGCGCGTTTGGGTTCATTAGCTGCAATGGCATACCTTGCCCAGCCGTATATTGAATCCAAAGAGAAACAGCAACAGCTGGTACGTCTCGGGCAAGATGCACTTAACTGGATTGTGGGCTTGAATCCATACGATATGTGCATGCTCGACGGTCATGGCCAAAATAACCCAGACTACCTTCCACAGTTTGGTTTCTTTAACGCCAAAGGTGGCATCTGTAATGGCATCACTGGTGGATTTGATGACGAAGAGGACATCGCCTTTAATCCACCAGCACAGAAAGACGACACCCTGCAAAACTGGCGTTGGGGTGAACAATGGATCCCACATGGTGCGTGGTACTTGCTCGCTATCATCAGCCAAGCCCACCACCTACCACAAGAAGTTAAGGAGTAA
- a CDS encoding ABC transporter ATP-binding protein yields the protein MSKQLGELLIEGKNVVKDFPLNSNSIKQSKMRAINDVSFKMYKSRGLSVVGESGSGKSTTAKMIAKMYAPSEGIIEYKGRDIQDIQSRQDLMSYREGVQMVWQDPFGSLNPTHNIFHHIARPLLIHKKVSPGNKKELEERVYDLLEQVGLIPPKETAQKFPHQLSGGQRQRVNLARNIAVGAEVVLADEPTSMLDVSIRAGVLNLMEEMKFEKQMSLLYITHDIATARYIAEDLAVMYVGHMVEWGDTEEIIHDPQHPYTQLLVSAVPDPSKSIHEKLKGNKGEIPLWTPESVGCPFAGRCVHASDKCRQQLPGVTQLSENHFVRCYLFEN from the coding sequence ATGAGCAAACAACTCGGCGAGCTGCTGATCGAGGGTAAAAATGTCGTTAAAGACTTCCCGCTAAATAGCAATTCTATCAAGCAGTCCAAGATGCGTGCGATTAACGACGTATCATTCAAAATGTATAAAAGTCGCGGCTTGTCTGTTGTAGGTGAATCTGGCTCAGGTAAATCTACAACCGCAAAAATGATTGCGAAAATGTACGCCCCTTCGGAAGGCATCATTGAATACAAAGGACGTGATATTCAAGATATTCAATCAAGACAAGATTTAATGTCTTACCGAGAAGGAGTACAAATGGTCTGGCAAGACCCATTTGGCTCACTAAACCCGACACACAACATTTTCCACCACATTGCGCGACCACTGCTTATCCATAAAAAAGTGTCACCGGGCAACAAGAAAGAACTGGAAGAACGCGTGTATGACTTGCTGGAACAAGTAGGTCTTATACCGCCTAAAGAGACCGCGCAAAAGTTCCCTCACCAGCTTTCTGGTGGTCAGCGTCAGCGTGTAAACCTAGCTCGTAACATCGCAGTTGGTGCAGAAGTCGTATTGGCAGACGAACCAACCTCAATGTTGGACGTCTCTATTCGAGCGGGTGTTCTGAACCTGATGGAAGAGATGAAGTTCGAGAAACAAATGTCTCTGCTTTATATCACTCACGATATCGCAACGGCGCGCTACATCGCGGAAGATTTGGCAGTAATGTACGTCGGACACATGGTGGAGTGGGGAGACACAGAGGAAATCATTCATGATCCTCAACACCCATACACTCAATTGTTGGTTTCTGCCGTACCCGATCCATCGAAGTCTATTCACGAGAAACTAAAAGGAAACAAAGGAGAGATCCCACTCTGGACGCCAGAATCAGTCGGGTGTCCATTTGCGGGACGCTGTGTGCACGCATCAGATAAGTGTCGCCAACAATTACCAGGCGTTACCCAACTATCTGAAAACCACTTTGTCCGTTGTTACCTATTTGAGAACTAA
- a CDS encoding ABC transporter ATP-binding protein → MTAPLISIRNLCVDYITDAGDVRACNNVSFDIAPGEVFGLAGESGCGKSTVAFSLMRLHKPPAFITGGEVIFNGEDILQYSDSRMQSFRWSEMSMVFQSAMNALNPVLTMEEQFCDVIMRHTNLTREQAKKRAEGLLEIVDIHPSRLSDYPHQFSGGMRQRLVIAIALALNPKMIIMDEPTTALDVVVQREILQKIYALKEEFGFSILFITHDLSLMVEFSDRIGIMYSGELIEVAPSKQILESPYHPYTKGLGSSFPPLTGPKTKLTGIPGNPLNLLEIPQGCRFQARCDRVHEACTKIPTQLRQIEPSRFSNCHLYGETIAQAKV, encoded by the coding sequence ATGACTGCACCACTAATTTCTATCCGTAACCTCTGCGTAGATTACATTACAGATGCTGGCGATGTTCGTGCTTGTAACAATGTTAGTTTCGATATCGCCCCTGGCGAAGTGTTTGGCCTGGCTGGAGAGTCTGGCTGTGGTAAATCAACCGTTGCTTTCTCGCTAATGCGTCTGCATAAGCCGCCAGCATTCATTACAGGTGGTGAAGTCATCTTCAACGGCGAAGACATTCTTCAATACAGTGACAGCCGAATGCAATCATTCCGCTGGAGTGAAATGTCGATGGTATTCCAAAGCGCGATGAATGCCCTGAACCCTGTCCTAACCATGGAAGAGCAGTTCTGCGATGTCATTATGCGCCATACCAACTTGACGCGTGAACAAGCCAAGAAACGCGCAGAAGGTTTACTGGAAATTGTCGATATTCATCCTAGCCGACTTAGTGACTACCCTCACCAGTTTTCTGGTGGCATGCGTCAGCGCTTGGTGATTGCCATCGCTTTGGCTCTAAACCCAAAAATGATCATCATGGATGAACCAACAACCGCTCTCGATGTTGTGGTTCAACGTGAAATATTGCAGAAAATTTATGCGCTTAAAGAAGAGTTTGGCTTCTCAATTCTGTTTATCACTCACGACTTATCGTTGATGGTTGAGTTTTCCGATCGCATCGGAATTATGTATTCAGGTGAACTGATTGAAGTCGCGCCTTCAAAGCAAATTTTGGAAAGTCCTTACCACCCATACACAAAAGGTTTGGGCAGCTCTTTCCCTCCACTAACAGGTCCAAAGACCAAACTAACGGGTATCCCGGGGAACCCTTTGAACTTGCTTGAAATTCCGCAAGGCTGTCGTTTCCAGGCTCGCTGTGACCGTGTCCACGAAGCATGCACGAAAATACCGACTCAATTGCGTCAGATAGAGCCAAGTCGTTTCTCAAACTGCCATTTGTATGGCGAAACCATTGCTCAGGCTAAGGTTTAA